A stretch of the Xiphias gladius isolate SHS-SW01 ecotype Sanya breed wild chromosome 19, ASM1685928v1, whole genome shotgun sequence genome encodes the following:
- the rpl35 gene encoding 60S ribosomal protein L35 — MAKIKARDLRGKKKEELLKQLDDLKNELSQLRVAKVTGGAASKLSKIRVVRKSIARVLTVINQTQKENLRKFYKGKKYKPLDLRPKKTRALRRRLNKHEESLRTKKQQRKDLLYSIRKFAVKA; from the exons ATG GCCAAGATTAAGGCAAGAGATCTGCGGGGCAAGAAGAAGGAGGAGCTGCTCAAGCAGCTGGACGATCTGAAAAATGAGCTGTCCCAGCTCCGTGTGGCCAAGGTTACAGGCGGAGCTGCTTCCAAGCTCTCAAAGAT TCGTGTTGTCCGCAAGTCCATCGCCAGAGTCCTGACTGTAATCAACCAGACACAGAAGGAGAACCTGAGGAAGTTCTACAAG gGTAAGAAGTACAAGCCCCTGGATCTGAGACCCAAGAAGACCAGAGCCCTGCGCCGCCGGCTCAACAAGCATGAAGAGAGTCTGCGGACCaagaaacagcagaggaaagacCTCCTCTACTCCATCCGCAAATTTGCAGTCAAAGCATAG
- the golga1 gene encoding golgin subfamily A member 1 isoform X4, giving the protein MFAKLKKKIAEEAATAPRSGVRIPRTISKESITSVGADSGDDFASDGSSSRDDLPTQLLRRNDQIRKLEAKLSDYAEQLRIMQKTKDKLEIALEKHQDSSIKKLQDQNESHQASRAKMAEGMALALEKRDQEWMEKITNVEKEKAALSARLEEMTEQSLALFQKRDDLDELEGFQQQELAKVKHMLLRKEEQLNQQERELQQKEAEIQSAKRGLSEARGKLQVLEQQHEESCRLNSELEIEREHLLLLREEADKKISELEGRCQEMQSVIWEVSEDFQKSQSMVSALEKSLHDLQTENEVLKLQQQKAVLTEEDKERLLVDLQKKVTSLERQLQGNLTHDEHLQELLQEKSSLEQSLEETRAELLAVRTNHADIVSSLEAQVSRMSCSITELQTLLRHKDDSSRAYRERTDTQVANLEQQVLENSERLKSAERQITEKQQHMDKLSSLEKQRDETNSTLRLRKEELEQCQTALNSRQTVSIEIAKALEETRRQKDELQAQVGKLATSLQTSQQELSAVTEKLALREEDIKTLQNEVQSRQASLVQLQEEVERLLAQLEQIELDRDSQLISLRKELLSQTQQLDSCQARILYLEVEVETLTEQLHSPEVCEEDQNGSVTVDDLDHIQKVNRELEQQLSDKNRTIKQLQQRLAELKRTLQKELKLKPEPEAEGKEKLLESRTEKQERVCPEPPLASVLSPPTSITTVTNTSDLSDSREINFEYLKHVVLKFMSSREAEAYQLIRAVSVLLNFTREEEDLLKQTLEYKMSWFGSKPSPKGIIRPSISGTSTHWS; this is encoded by the exons ATTGCAGAGGAGGCTGCCACAGCACCTCGGAGTGGTGTTCGTATACCACGTACCATCAGTAAGGAATCCATCACCTCAGTGGGGGCAGACTCAGGAGATGACTTT GCATCTGATGGCAGCAGTTCCAGAGACGACCTGCCCACTCAGCTCCTCAGAAGGAATGATCAGATCCGGAAGCTGGAGGCCAAGCTATCAG ACTACGCTGAGCAGCTACGAATTATGCAGAAGACCAAGGACAAGCTTGAAATTGCATTAGAAAAGCATCAGGATT CATCCATAAAGAAACTTCAAGACCAGAATGAGTCTCACCAGGCCAGCAGAGCCAAAATGGCAGAAGGGATGGCTTTAGCACTGGAAAAGAGGGATCAG GAATGGATGGAGAAGATCACTAATGTGGAAAAG gAGAAAGCTGCCCTGTCAGCCCGACTAGAGGAGATGACAGAGCAAAGCTTAGCACTCTTCCAGAAAAGAGATGACCTGGATGAACTGGAGGGCTTTCAGCAGCAGGAGCTTGCTAAAGTTAAACACATG TTGCTGAGGAAAGAGGAGCAGCTGAACCAGCAGGAGCGAGAGCTACAGCAGAAAGAGGCTGAAATTCAGTCAGCAAAGCGAGGACTGTCTGAGGCTCGAGGGAAACTCCAGGTTCTGGAACAACAGCATGAGGAGAGCTGCAGACTCAATTCTGAGCTTGAAATAGAGCG AGAGCATCTGCTGCTGCTTAGAGAGGAAGCAGATAAGAAGATCAGTGAACTGGAGGGGCGATGCCAGGAGATGCAGTCAGTCATCTGGGAGGTTTCTGAAGACTTCCAGAAG tcacaGAGTATGGTGTCAGCTTTAGAGAAGTCCCTCCATGATttacagactgaaaatgaagtCCTGAAGTTGCAACAACAAAAG GCTGTTTTgacagaggaggacaaggagCGCTTGTTGGTGGACCTTCAGAAGAAAGTGACCTCCCTGGAGAGACAACTGCAGGGGAACCTCACCCATGACGAGCATCTACAGGAGCTACTCCAGGAG AAGTCCAGCCTGGAGCAAAGTCTGGAGGAGACCAGAGCAGAGCTGCTGGCTGTTCGGACAAACCATGCTGATATTGTCAGCTCTCTGGAGGCACAG GTATCCAGAATGAGCTGCAGCATTACTGAGCTGCAGACCCTGCTCCGGCACAAAGACGACTCCTCCAGGGCATATAGAGAGagaacagacacacaa GTTGCTAACCTGGAGCAGCAAGTCCTAGAGAATAGTGAGAGACTGAAGAGTGCAGAGCGGCAGATCACAGAGAAACAGCAACACATGGATAAACTG TCTTCTCTGGAGAAGCAGAGGGATGAAACAAATTCCACACTGAGGCTGAGGAAAGAAGAGCTGGAGCAATGCCAG ACGGCGCTGAACAGCCGGCAGACAGTGAGCATAGAAATCGCCAAAGCTCTCGAAGAAACCAGACGACAGAAGGATGAGCTGCAAGCACAG GTTGGAAAGCTGGCCACATCTCTTCAGACCTCACAGCAGGAACTGTCTGCTGTCACTGAGAAGCTAGCactgagagaggaagacatCAAAACTCTCCAGAAtg AGGTGCAGAGTCGGCAGGCATCATTGGtccagctgcaggaggaggttGAGCGGCTGCTAGCCCAGCTGGAGCAGATCGAGCTGGACAGAGACTCCCAGTTGATCAGCCTGAGGAAGGAGCTACTCAGCCAGACACAGCAGCTAGATAGCTGTCAGGCACGG ATCTTGTAcctggaggtggaggtggaaaCCCTGACAGAACAGCTTCACAGCCCTGAAGTGTGTGAGGAGGATCAAAACGGCAGTGTGACGGTGGATGATCTGGATCACATTCAGAAAGTCAACAgagagctggagcagcagctcaGTGACAAGAACAGG ACCAtcaagcagctgcagcagagactGGCAGAACTGAAGAGGACGCTGCAGAAAGAACTG AAGCTAAAGCCTGAGCCAGAAGCTGAAGGGAAGGAGAAGTTGCTAGAAAGCcgaacagaaaaacaagagagggTTTGTCCAGAGCCCCCCCTAGCATCTGTCCTGAGTCCCCCGACCTCCATCACCACCGTAACCAACACATCAGACCTCAGTGACTCACGGGAAATCAACTTTGAGTATCTCAAACATGTCGTCCTCAAGTTTATGTCATCCAGAGAGGCTGAG GCATATCAGCTAATACGAGCTGTATCTGTGCTGCTTAACTTCACTCGGGAGGAAGAGGACTTGCTGAAGCAAACACTGGAGTACAAG atGTCCTGGTTTGGATCCAAGCCTTCTCCAAAAGGTATCATCCGGCCTTCAATCTCAGGCACTTCAACTCACTGGAGTTga
- the golga1 gene encoding golgin subfamily A member 1 isoform X3 translates to MFAKLKKKIAEEAATAPRSGVRIPRTISKESITSVGADSGDDFASDGSSSRDDLPTQLLRRNDQIRKLEAKLSDYAEQLRIMQKTKDKLEIALEKHQDSSIKKLQDQNESHQASRAKMAEGMALALEKRDQEWMEKITNVEKEKAALSARLEEMTEQSLALFQKRDDLDELEGFQQQELAKVKHMLLRKEEQLNQQERELQQKEAEIQSAKRGLSEARGKLQVLEQQHEESCRLNSELEIEREHLLLLREEADKKISELEGRCQEMQSVIWEVSEDFQKSQSMVSALEKSLHDLQTENEVLKLQQQKAVLTEEDKERLLVDLQKKVTSLERQLQGNLTHDEHLQELLQEKSSLEQSLEETRAELLAVRTNHADIVSSLEAQVSRMSCSITELQTLLRHKDDSSRAYRERTDTQVANLEQQVLENSERLKSAERQITEKQQHMDKLQELWSAEKAFLDQQSSLEKQRDETNSTLRLRKEELEQCQTALNSRQTVSIEIAKALEETRRQKDELQAQVGKLATSLQTSQQELSAVTEKLALREEDIKTLQNEVQSRQASLVQLQEEVERLLAQLEQIELDRDSQLISLRKELLSQTQQLDSCQARILYLEVEVETLTEQLHSPEVCEEDQNGSVTVDDLDHIQKVNRELEQQLSDKNRTIKQLQQRLAELKRTLQKELKLKPEPEAEGKEKLLESRTEKQERVCPEPPLASVLSPPTSITTVTNTSDLSDSREINFEYLKHVVLKFMSSREAEAYQLIRAVSVLLNFTREEEDLLKQTLEYKMSWFGSKPSPKGIIRPSISGTSTHWS, encoded by the exons ATTGCAGAGGAGGCTGCCACAGCACCTCGGAGTGGTGTTCGTATACCACGTACCATCAGTAAGGAATCCATCACCTCAGTGGGGGCAGACTCAGGAGATGACTTT GCATCTGATGGCAGCAGTTCCAGAGACGACCTGCCCACTCAGCTCCTCAGAAGGAATGATCAGATCCGGAAGCTGGAGGCCAAGCTATCAG ACTACGCTGAGCAGCTACGAATTATGCAGAAGACCAAGGACAAGCTTGAAATTGCATTAGAAAAGCATCAGGATT CATCCATAAAGAAACTTCAAGACCAGAATGAGTCTCACCAGGCCAGCAGAGCCAAAATGGCAGAAGGGATGGCTTTAGCACTGGAAAAGAGGGATCAG GAATGGATGGAGAAGATCACTAATGTGGAAAAG gAGAAAGCTGCCCTGTCAGCCCGACTAGAGGAGATGACAGAGCAAAGCTTAGCACTCTTCCAGAAAAGAGATGACCTGGATGAACTGGAGGGCTTTCAGCAGCAGGAGCTTGCTAAAGTTAAACACATG TTGCTGAGGAAAGAGGAGCAGCTGAACCAGCAGGAGCGAGAGCTACAGCAGAAAGAGGCTGAAATTCAGTCAGCAAAGCGAGGACTGTCTGAGGCTCGAGGGAAACTCCAGGTTCTGGAACAACAGCATGAGGAGAGCTGCAGACTCAATTCTGAGCTTGAAATAGAGCG AGAGCATCTGCTGCTGCTTAGAGAGGAAGCAGATAAGAAGATCAGTGAACTGGAGGGGCGATGCCAGGAGATGCAGTCAGTCATCTGGGAGGTTTCTGAAGACTTCCAGAAG tcacaGAGTATGGTGTCAGCTTTAGAGAAGTCCCTCCATGATttacagactgaaaatgaagtCCTGAAGTTGCAACAACAAAAG GCTGTTTTgacagaggaggacaaggagCGCTTGTTGGTGGACCTTCAGAAGAAAGTGACCTCCCTGGAGAGACAACTGCAGGGGAACCTCACCCATGACGAGCATCTACAGGAGCTACTCCAGGAG AAGTCCAGCCTGGAGCAAAGTCTGGAGGAGACCAGAGCAGAGCTGCTGGCTGTTCGGACAAACCATGCTGATATTGTCAGCTCTCTGGAGGCACAG GTATCCAGAATGAGCTGCAGCATTACTGAGCTGCAGACCCTGCTCCGGCACAAAGACGACTCCTCCAGGGCATATAGAGAGagaacagacacacaa GTTGCTAACCTGGAGCAGCAAGTCCTAGAGAATAGTGAGAGACTGAAGAGTGCAGAGCGGCAGATCACAGAGAAACAGCAACACATGGATAAACTG CAAGAGCTGTGGAGTGCAGAGAAAGCCTTTTTGGATCAGCAG TCTTCTCTGGAGAAGCAGAGGGATGAAACAAATTCCACACTGAGGCTGAGGAAAGAAGAGCTGGAGCAATGCCAG ACGGCGCTGAACAGCCGGCAGACAGTGAGCATAGAAATCGCCAAAGCTCTCGAAGAAACCAGACGACAGAAGGATGAGCTGCAAGCACAG GTTGGAAAGCTGGCCACATCTCTTCAGACCTCACAGCAGGAACTGTCTGCTGTCACTGAGAAGCTAGCactgagagaggaagacatCAAAACTCTCCAGAAtg AGGTGCAGAGTCGGCAGGCATCATTGGtccagctgcaggaggaggttGAGCGGCTGCTAGCCCAGCTGGAGCAGATCGAGCTGGACAGAGACTCCCAGTTGATCAGCCTGAGGAAGGAGCTACTCAGCCAGACACAGCAGCTAGATAGCTGTCAGGCACGG ATCTTGTAcctggaggtggaggtggaaaCCCTGACAGAACAGCTTCACAGCCCTGAAGTGTGTGAGGAGGATCAAAACGGCAGTGTGACGGTGGATGATCTGGATCACATTCAGAAAGTCAACAgagagctggagcagcagctcaGTGACAAGAACAGG ACCAtcaagcagctgcagcagagactGGCAGAACTGAAGAGGACGCTGCAGAAAGAACTG AAGCTAAAGCCTGAGCCAGAAGCTGAAGGGAAGGAGAAGTTGCTAGAAAGCcgaacagaaaaacaagagagggTTTGTCCAGAGCCCCCCCTAGCATCTGTCCTGAGTCCCCCGACCTCCATCACCACCGTAACCAACACATCAGACCTCAGTGACTCACGGGAAATCAACTTTGAGTATCTCAAACATGTCGTCCTCAAGTTTATGTCATCCAGAGAGGCTGAG GCATATCAGCTAATACGAGCTGTATCTGTGCTGCTTAACTTCACTCGGGAGGAAGAGGACTTGCTGAAGCAAACACTGGAGTACAAG atGTCCTGGTTTGGATCCAAGCCTTCTCCAAAAGGTATCATCCGGCCTTCAATCTCAGGCACTTCAACTCACTGGAGTTga
- the golga1 gene encoding golgin subfamily A member 1 isoform X1, with translation MFAKLKKKIAEEAATAPRSGVRIPRTISKESITSVGADSGDDFASDGSSSRDDLPTQLLRRNDQIRKLEAKLSDYAEQLRIMQKTKDKLEIALEKHQDSSIKKLQDQNESHQASRAKMAEGMALALEKRDQEWMEKITNVEKEKAALSARLEEMTEQSLALFQKRDDLDELEGFQQQELAKVKHMLLRKEEQLNQQERELQQKEAEIQSAKRGLSEARGKLQVLEQQHEESCRLNSELEIEREHLLLLREEADKKISELEGRCQEMQSVIWEVSEDFQKSQSMVSALEKSLHDLQTENEVLKLQQQKAVLTEEDKERLLVDLQKKVTSLERQLQGNLTHDEHLQELLQEKSSLEQSLEETRAELLAVRTNHADIVSSLEAQVSRMSCSITELQTLLRHKDDSSRAYRERTDTQVANLEQQVLENSERLKSAERQITEKQQHMDKLQELWSAEKAFLDQQVSLLQQLSEEKTCQLEESITSLDTDKQTLQDRVSSLEKQRDETNSTLRLRKEELEQCQTALNSRQTVSIEIAKALEETRRQKDELQAQVGKLATSLQTSQQELSAVTEKLALREEDIKTLQNEVQSRQASLVQLQEEVERLLAQLEQIELDRDSQLISLRKELLSQTQQLDSCQARILYLEVEVETLTEQLHSPEVCEEDQNGSVTVDDLDHIQKVNRELEQQLSDKNRTIKQLQQRLAELKRTLQKELKLKPEPEAEGKEKLLESRTEKQERVCPEPPLASVLSPPTSITTVTNTSDLSDSREINFEYLKHVVLKFMSSREAEAYQLIRAVSVLLNFTREEEDLLKQTLEYKMSWFGSKPSPKGIIRPSISGTSTHWS, from the exons ATTGCAGAGGAGGCTGCCACAGCACCTCGGAGTGGTGTTCGTATACCACGTACCATCAGTAAGGAATCCATCACCTCAGTGGGGGCAGACTCAGGAGATGACTTT GCATCTGATGGCAGCAGTTCCAGAGACGACCTGCCCACTCAGCTCCTCAGAAGGAATGATCAGATCCGGAAGCTGGAGGCCAAGCTATCAG ACTACGCTGAGCAGCTACGAATTATGCAGAAGACCAAGGACAAGCTTGAAATTGCATTAGAAAAGCATCAGGATT CATCCATAAAGAAACTTCAAGACCAGAATGAGTCTCACCAGGCCAGCAGAGCCAAAATGGCAGAAGGGATGGCTTTAGCACTGGAAAAGAGGGATCAG GAATGGATGGAGAAGATCACTAATGTGGAAAAG gAGAAAGCTGCCCTGTCAGCCCGACTAGAGGAGATGACAGAGCAAAGCTTAGCACTCTTCCAGAAAAGAGATGACCTGGATGAACTGGAGGGCTTTCAGCAGCAGGAGCTTGCTAAAGTTAAACACATG TTGCTGAGGAAAGAGGAGCAGCTGAACCAGCAGGAGCGAGAGCTACAGCAGAAAGAGGCTGAAATTCAGTCAGCAAAGCGAGGACTGTCTGAGGCTCGAGGGAAACTCCAGGTTCTGGAACAACAGCATGAGGAGAGCTGCAGACTCAATTCTGAGCTTGAAATAGAGCG AGAGCATCTGCTGCTGCTTAGAGAGGAAGCAGATAAGAAGATCAGTGAACTGGAGGGGCGATGCCAGGAGATGCAGTCAGTCATCTGGGAGGTTTCTGAAGACTTCCAGAAG tcacaGAGTATGGTGTCAGCTTTAGAGAAGTCCCTCCATGATttacagactgaaaatgaagtCCTGAAGTTGCAACAACAAAAG GCTGTTTTgacagaggaggacaaggagCGCTTGTTGGTGGACCTTCAGAAGAAAGTGACCTCCCTGGAGAGACAACTGCAGGGGAACCTCACCCATGACGAGCATCTACAGGAGCTACTCCAGGAG AAGTCCAGCCTGGAGCAAAGTCTGGAGGAGACCAGAGCAGAGCTGCTGGCTGTTCGGACAAACCATGCTGATATTGTCAGCTCTCTGGAGGCACAG GTATCCAGAATGAGCTGCAGCATTACTGAGCTGCAGACCCTGCTCCGGCACAAAGACGACTCCTCCAGGGCATATAGAGAGagaacagacacacaa GTTGCTAACCTGGAGCAGCAAGTCCTAGAGAATAGTGAGAGACTGAAGAGTGCAGAGCGGCAGATCACAGAGAAACAGCAACACATGGATAAACTG CAAGAGCTGTGGAGTGCAGAGAAAGCCTTTTTGGATCAGCAGGTTAGTTTGTTACAGCAGCTGAGTGAGGAGAAGACCTGCCAGCTGGAAGAAAGCATTACCTCTTTAGATACAGATAAACAGACTCTGCAGGATAGGGTG TCTTCTCTGGAGAAGCAGAGGGATGAAACAAATTCCACACTGAGGCTGAGGAAAGAAGAGCTGGAGCAATGCCAG ACGGCGCTGAACAGCCGGCAGACAGTGAGCATAGAAATCGCCAAAGCTCTCGAAGAAACCAGACGACAGAAGGATGAGCTGCAAGCACAG GTTGGAAAGCTGGCCACATCTCTTCAGACCTCACAGCAGGAACTGTCTGCTGTCACTGAGAAGCTAGCactgagagaggaagacatCAAAACTCTCCAGAAtg AGGTGCAGAGTCGGCAGGCATCATTGGtccagctgcaggaggaggttGAGCGGCTGCTAGCCCAGCTGGAGCAGATCGAGCTGGACAGAGACTCCCAGTTGATCAGCCTGAGGAAGGAGCTACTCAGCCAGACACAGCAGCTAGATAGCTGTCAGGCACGG ATCTTGTAcctggaggtggaggtggaaaCCCTGACAGAACAGCTTCACAGCCCTGAAGTGTGTGAGGAGGATCAAAACGGCAGTGTGACGGTGGATGATCTGGATCACATTCAGAAAGTCAACAgagagctggagcagcagctcaGTGACAAGAACAGG ACCAtcaagcagctgcagcagagactGGCAGAACTGAAGAGGACGCTGCAGAAAGAACTG AAGCTAAAGCCTGAGCCAGAAGCTGAAGGGAAGGAGAAGTTGCTAGAAAGCcgaacagaaaaacaagagagggTTTGTCCAGAGCCCCCCCTAGCATCTGTCCTGAGTCCCCCGACCTCCATCACCACCGTAACCAACACATCAGACCTCAGTGACTCACGGGAAATCAACTTTGAGTATCTCAAACATGTCGTCCTCAAGTTTATGTCATCCAGAGAGGCTGAG GCATATCAGCTAATACGAGCTGTATCTGTGCTGCTTAACTTCACTCGGGAGGAAGAGGACTTGCTGAAGCAAACACTGGAGTACAAG atGTCCTGGTTTGGATCCAAGCCTTCTCCAAAAGGTATCATCCGGCCTTCAATCTCAGGCACTTCAACTCACTGGAGTTga
- the golga1 gene encoding golgin subfamily A member 1 isoform X2 yields the protein MFAKLKKKIAEEAATAPRSGVRIPRTISKESITSVGADSGDDFASDGSSSRDDLPTQLLRRNDQIRKLEAKLSASIKKLQDQNESHQASRAKMAEGMALALEKRDQEWMEKITNVEKEKAALSARLEEMTEQSLALFQKRDDLDELEGFQQQELAKVKHMLLRKEEQLNQQERELQQKEAEIQSAKRGLSEARGKLQVLEQQHEESCRLNSELEIEREHLLLLREEADKKISELEGRCQEMQSVIWEVSEDFQKSQSMVSALEKSLHDLQTENEVLKLQQQKAVLTEEDKERLLVDLQKKVTSLERQLQGNLTHDEHLQELLQEKSSLEQSLEETRAELLAVRTNHADIVSSLEAQVSRMSCSITELQTLLRHKDDSSRAYRERTDTQVANLEQQVLENSERLKSAERQITEKQQHMDKLQELWSAEKAFLDQQVSLLQQLSEEKTCQLEESITSLDTDKQTLQDRVSSLEKQRDETNSTLRLRKEELEQCQTALNSRQTVSIEIAKALEETRRQKDELQAQVGKLATSLQTSQQELSAVTEKLALREEDIKTLQNEVQSRQASLVQLQEEVERLLAQLEQIELDRDSQLISLRKELLSQTQQLDSCQARILYLEVEVETLTEQLHSPEVCEEDQNGSVTVDDLDHIQKVNRELEQQLSDKNRTIKQLQQRLAELKRTLQKELKLKPEPEAEGKEKLLESRTEKQERVCPEPPLASVLSPPTSITTVTNTSDLSDSREINFEYLKHVVLKFMSSREAEAYQLIRAVSVLLNFTREEEDLLKQTLEYKMSWFGSKPSPKGIIRPSISGTSTHWS from the exons ATTGCAGAGGAGGCTGCCACAGCACCTCGGAGTGGTGTTCGTATACCACGTACCATCAGTAAGGAATCCATCACCTCAGTGGGGGCAGACTCAGGAGATGACTTT GCATCTGATGGCAGCAGTTCCAGAGACGACCTGCCCACTCAGCTCCTCAGAAGGAATGATCAGATCCGGAAGCTGGAGGCCAAGCTATCAG CATCCATAAAGAAACTTCAAGACCAGAATGAGTCTCACCAGGCCAGCAGAGCCAAAATGGCAGAAGGGATGGCTTTAGCACTGGAAAAGAGGGATCAG GAATGGATGGAGAAGATCACTAATGTGGAAAAG gAGAAAGCTGCCCTGTCAGCCCGACTAGAGGAGATGACAGAGCAAAGCTTAGCACTCTTCCAGAAAAGAGATGACCTGGATGAACTGGAGGGCTTTCAGCAGCAGGAGCTTGCTAAAGTTAAACACATG TTGCTGAGGAAAGAGGAGCAGCTGAACCAGCAGGAGCGAGAGCTACAGCAGAAAGAGGCTGAAATTCAGTCAGCAAAGCGAGGACTGTCTGAGGCTCGAGGGAAACTCCAGGTTCTGGAACAACAGCATGAGGAGAGCTGCAGACTCAATTCTGAGCTTGAAATAGAGCG AGAGCATCTGCTGCTGCTTAGAGAGGAAGCAGATAAGAAGATCAGTGAACTGGAGGGGCGATGCCAGGAGATGCAGTCAGTCATCTGGGAGGTTTCTGAAGACTTCCAGAAG tcacaGAGTATGGTGTCAGCTTTAGAGAAGTCCCTCCATGATttacagactgaaaatgaagtCCTGAAGTTGCAACAACAAAAG GCTGTTTTgacagaggaggacaaggagCGCTTGTTGGTGGACCTTCAGAAGAAAGTGACCTCCCTGGAGAGACAACTGCAGGGGAACCTCACCCATGACGAGCATCTACAGGAGCTACTCCAGGAG AAGTCCAGCCTGGAGCAAAGTCTGGAGGAGACCAGAGCAGAGCTGCTGGCTGTTCGGACAAACCATGCTGATATTGTCAGCTCTCTGGAGGCACAG GTATCCAGAATGAGCTGCAGCATTACTGAGCTGCAGACCCTGCTCCGGCACAAAGACGACTCCTCCAGGGCATATAGAGAGagaacagacacacaa GTTGCTAACCTGGAGCAGCAAGTCCTAGAGAATAGTGAGAGACTGAAGAGTGCAGAGCGGCAGATCACAGAGAAACAGCAACACATGGATAAACTG CAAGAGCTGTGGAGTGCAGAGAAAGCCTTTTTGGATCAGCAGGTTAGTTTGTTACAGCAGCTGAGTGAGGAGAAGACCTGCCAGCTGGAAGAAAGCATTACCTCTTTAGATACAGATAAACAGACTCTGCAGGATAGGGTG TCTTCTCTGGAGAAGCAGAGGGATGAAACAAATTCCACACTGAGGCTGAGGAAAGAAGAGCTGGAGCAATGCCAG ACGGCGCTGAACAGCCGGCAGACAGTGAGCATAGAAATCGCCAAAGCTCTCGAAGAAACCAGACGACAGAAGGATGAGCTGCAAGCACAG GTTGGAAAGCTGGCCACATCTCTTCAGACCTCACAGCAGGAACTGTCTGCTGTCACTGAGAAGCTAGCactgagagaggaagacatCAAAACTCTCCAGAAtg AGGTGCAGAGTCGGCAGGCATCATTGGtccagctgcaggaggaggttGAGCGGCTGCTAGCCCAGCTGGAGCAGATCGAGCTGGACAGAGACTCCCAGTTGATCAGCCTGAGGAAGGAGCTACTCAGCCAGACACAGCAGCTAGATAGCTGTCAGGCACGG ATCTTGTAcctggaggtggaggtggaaaCCCTGACAGAACAGCTTCACAGCCCTGAAGTGTGTGAGGAGGATCAAAACGGCAGTGTGACGGTGGATGATCTGGATCACATTCAGAAAGTCAACAgagagctggagcagcagctcaGTGACAAGAACAGG ACCAtcaagcagctgcagcagagactGGCAGAACTGAAGAGGACGCTGCAGAAAGAACTG AAGCTAAAGCCTGAGCCAGAAGCTGAAGGGAAGGAGAAGTTGCTAGAAAGCcgaacagaaaaacaagagagggTTTGTCCAGAGCCCCCCCTAGCATCTGTCCTGAGTCCCCCGACCTCCATCACCACCGTAACCAACACATCAGACCTCAGTGACTCACGGGAAATCAACTTTGAGTATCTCAAACATGTCGTCCTCAAGTTTATGTCATCCAGAGAGGCTGAG GCATATCAGCTAATACGAGCTGTATCTGTGCTGCTTAACTTCACTCGGGAGGAAGAGGACTTGCTGAAGCAAACACTGGAGTACAAG atGTCCTGGTTTGGATCCAAGCCTTCTCCAAAAGGTATCATCCGGCCTTCAATCTCAGGCACTTCAACTCACTGGAGTTga